Proteins encoded together in one Impatiens glandulifera chromosome 1, dImpGla2.1, whole genome shotgun sequence window:
- the LOC124922521 gene encoding integrin-linked protein kinase 1-like: protein MELAAQLKRGISRQFSTGSMSLSRKFSFNRQNSLDPRRNNMRFSFGRQSSLDPIRRNLGDDELSVPENLDSTMQLLFMACRGDVRGVQDLLDDGIDVNSIDLDGRTALHIAACEGHVEVTKLLLSRRANIDARDRWGSTAAADAKHYGNMEVYSVLKARGAKTPKISKTPMAVANPKEVPEYELNPLELQVRKSDGITKGAYQVAKWNGTKVAVKIFDKDSYSDPESINAFKHELMLFEKVRHPNVVQFVGAVTQNMPMMIVSEYHPKGDLRSYLHKKGRLSPSKALRFALDIARGMNCLHQCKPEPIIHCDIRPKNILLDSGGQLKVAGFGSIRLSKISNDRAKILQPEVQIDRSNLYLAPEIYKDEIFDRSVDVYSFGLVMYEMLEGVQPLHPKTPEDAAKSLCLEGNRPLLKIRSKTSPYDLKLLIEECWDPNPVIRPTFLEIITRLDRIVLSGSKNGWWKKLSWI from the exons ATGGAGTTAGCTGCGCAGTTGAAGCGGGGAATCTCGCGGCAATTCTCCACAGGTTCGATGAGTTTGAGTCGAAAATTCAGTTTCAACAGGCAGAATTCTCTCGATCCACGGCGAAACAACATGCGGTTTAGTTTTGGAAGGCAGTCGTCTCTCGATCCAATCCGTAGGAATCTAGGCGATGATGAACTCTCGGTGCCGGAGAATCTCGACTCAACGATGCAACTGTTGTTCATGGCCTGTCGAGGGGATGTGAGAGGGGTTCAGGATTTGCTTGACGATGGTATTGATGTTAATAGCATTGATTTGGATGGACGAACAGCTTTGCATATTGCTGCCTGTGAAGGCCATGTCGAGGTTACCAAGCTTCTGCTTAGCCGAAGAGCCAATATTGATGCTCGGGATCGCTGGGGAAGTACG GCGGCTGCAGATGCTAAACACTATGGGAACATGGAGGTTTACAGCGTTCTGAAAGCCCGAGGAGCGAAAACTCCA AAAATAAGTAAGACACCCATGGCTGTTGCAAATCCTAAAGAGGTTCCAGAATATGAGCTCAATCCACTTGAACTTCAGGTTCGAAAAAGTGATGGGATCACCAAG GGTGCATATCAAGTAGCTAAATGGAATGGCACAAAAGTTGCAGTCAAGATATTTGATAAGGACAGTTATTCCGATCCCGAAAGCAT AAATGCTTTCAAACACGAATTGATGTTATTTGAGAAGGTTCGACATCCTAATGTAGTTCAGTTTGTTGGTGCCGTCACACAAAACATGCCAATGATGATCGTTTCAGAATATCACCCaaaa GGTGACCTAAGAAGCTATCTTCACAAGAAAGGGCGCTTATCTCCATCAAAGGCCTTAAGATTTGCTCTTGATATTGCCAG AGGGATGAATTGCCTGCACCAATGCAAGCCAGAACCAATAATCCACTGTGATATTAGGCCAAA AAATATTTTGCTGGACTCTGGAGGTCAATTAAAGGTAGCAGGATTTGGGTCAATAAGATTATCTAAAATATCAAACGACAGGGCAAAGATATTGCAGCCCGAGGTTCAAATTGATCGTTCAA ATTTATATCTGGCTCCCGAAATCTATAAGGATGAGATATTTGACAGAAGTGTGGATGTGTACTCTTTTGGTCTTGTTATGTATGAG ATGCTGGAAGGAGTTCAACCATTACACCCCAAGACACCTGAAGATGCTGCAAAATCACTGTGTTTAGAGGGAAATAGACCATTGTTGAAGATAAGATCTAAAACTTCCCCTTACGATTTAAAATT GTTGATTGAGGAATGTTGGGATCCCAATCCGGTTATAAGACCAACATTTTTGGAGATTATCACAAGGCTGGACAGAATTGTTCTCAGTGGCTCTAAAAATGGATGGTGGAAAAAGCTTTCATG GATATAA